In Leptotrichia sp. HSP-536, a single genomic region encodes these proteins:
- a CDS encoding replication initiation protein yields MNDVVKYHNHFNSISLKNFNSIELNLLMAICSQIRDKGIDEITLNFSELKNMVKYKHRGNIRFVKDLEQIYKKLITLSIRIETKEVIDNFVLFTRYRIIKEDQTFTIKVNEDFKYLLNNLVKKFTQFELEEFIHLKSNYSKEIYRRLKQFKSTGFWKIKIEDFKELLNIPEKYRMSDIDKYVLKISRSELENHFKNFEIIKIKKGRKIEYIEFKFTPEKKYKENIADIENKLIVQNKVQKRKISEKIIPARKTRIIEVVPKQEKEKTLREKIEEKISENDEMIVKLEALYAGLKDKVQFKKITEKYPKKIEKIKNVNMQLKAIYDTDENELTQEIIELAEELLANKV; encoded by the coding sequence ATGAATGATGTTGTGAAGTATCATAATCATTTTAACTCAATATCATTAAAAAACTTTAATAGTATTGAATTAAATTTATTAATGGCAATTTGTTCTCAAATTAGAGATAAAGGAATTGATGAGATAACGTTAAATTTTTCAGAATTGAAAAATATGGTAAAATATAAGCATAGAGGAAATATTAGATTTGTAAAGGATTTGGAGCAAATTTATAAAAAGTTGATAACTTTAAGTATTAGAATTGAAACAAAGGAAGTAATTGATAATTTTGTTTTATTTACTCGATACAGAATAATAAAAGAAGATCAAACATTTACTATAAAGGTAAATGAAGATTTTAAGTATTTATTGAATAATTTAGTGAAAAAATTTACTCAGTTTGAACTTGAAGAATTTATTCATTTAAAATCAAATTATAGTAAGGAAATCTATAGAAGGCTAAAACAATTTAAAAGTACAGGATTTTGGAAAATAAAAATAGAAGATTTTAAAGAGTTATTAAATATTCCAGAGAAATATAGAATGTCAGATATTGATAAATATGTTTTAAAAATATCAAGAAGTGAACTAGAAAATCATTTTAAAAATTTTGAAATTATTAAGATAAAAAAAGGAAGAAAAATAGAATATATCGAATTTAAGTTTACTCCAGAAAAAAAATATAAAGAAAATATTGCAGACATTGAGAATAAACTAATAGTTCAAAATAAAGTTCAAAAAAGAAAAATATCAGAGAAAATAATCCCAGCAAGAAAAACAAGAATAATCGAAGTTGTTCCAAAGCAAGAAAAGGAAAAGACTTTAAGAGAAAAAATAGAAGAAAAAATTAGTGAAAATGATGAAATGATAGTAAAATTAGAAGCATTGTATGCAGGTTTAAAAGATAAGGTACAATTTAAAAAAATAACTGAAAAATATCCAAAAAAAATAGAAAAGATAAAAAATGTTAACATGCAATTAAAAGCTATTTATGATACTGATGAAAATGAATTAACACAAGAAATAATTGAGCTGGCAGAAGAATTGCTTGCCAATAAAGTTTAG